A window from Rhea pennata isolate bPtePen1 chromosome 1, bPtePen1.pri, whole genome shotgun sequence encodes these proteins:
- the ART4 gene encoding ecto-ADP-ribosyltransferase 4 isoform X1: MFFTVSWVDSRMSAQLLASLLLMIFLQRLAMSQHMMDMALHSYDDQYLGCREQMMEELERGNYFQNEIAAKKNYLSLWNKAREALLKSPAGLLREMHESHAIVLMAYTMNSSLHSQLNWATSIAGSSPEHYRHNYSFKYFHFYLTTAIQIMKQWQSSKENVEKRKCYQVHRGVKDLYIKATVGSRVRFGRFTSTSRLWKEAQKFGNETLFTVITCLGAAVQGFSHYTSEKEVLIPPYEIFLVKNFSQTQQGNWLHLRSVGNYSKYRCQLLEGIVYRPLHRGNAGLSGLKYPKQPSTAALTQGHTQVQINSFLIVFAYQSTLGPISTNFHLFDVESVNIIQLTKYESI, from the exons ATGTTCTTCACAGTGTCTTGGGTGGACTCAAGGATGTCAGCACAACTGCTAGCCAGCCTCCTGTTGATGATCTTCTTGCAAAGGCTG GCTATGTCCCAACATATGATGGATATGGCTCTGCATTCCTATGATGACCAGTATCTGGGGTGCAGAGAGCAGATGATGGAAGAACTGGAGCGAGGAAactatttccaaaatgaaatagcTGCTAAGAAAAACTATTTGAGTCTCTGGAATAAGGCTCGTGAGGCTTTGTTAAAGAGCCCAGCAGGTCTACTGAGGGAGATGCATGAGAGCCATGCCATAGTCCTCATGGCTTACACTATGAACTCCTCCCTCCACTCCCAGCTGAATTGGGCCACATCTATTGCTGGAAGCTCTCCAGAGCACTACAGACACAACTacagtttcaaatattttcacttctaCCTAACGACTGCCATCCAGATAATGAAGCAATGgcagagcagcaaggagaacGTGGAGAAACGTAAGTGCTACCAGGTGCACAGGGGTGTAAAAGACTTATATATCAAGGCCACAGTAGGCAGCAGAGTGAGATTTGGCCGTTTCACCTCCACTTCCCGCCTCTGGAAAGAAGCACAGAAGTTTGGGAATGAAACTTTGTTCACTGTGATAACTTGCCTAGGAGCAGCTGTGCAAGGCTTTTCTCACTACACGTCTGAGAAGGAAGTTCTCATTCCCCCTTACGAGATATTCCTTGTCAAAAACTTTTCTCAGACACAGCAGGGTAACTGGTTGCATCTACGTTCTGTGGGGAACTACAGCAAGTACCGCTGCCAGCTCTTGGAAGGTATTGTATATAGGCCTTTGCACAGGGGGAATGCAGGACTATCTGGCCTCAAGTACCCTAAGCAACCCTCAACAGCTGCACTTACACAGGGCCACACTCAAGTTCAGATCAATAGCTTCCTCATTGTGTTCGCCTACCAGAGCACTCTAGGACCCATAAGCACCAATTTTCACCTGTTTGATGTGGAATCTGTGAACATTATACAGCTCACTAAATATGAATCCATCTGA
- the ART4 gene encoding ecto-ADP-ribosyltransferase 4 isoform X4 — MFFTVSWVDSRMSAQLLASLLLMIFLQRLAMSQHMMDMALHSYDDQYLGCREQMMEELERGNYFQNEIAAKKNYLSLWNKAREALLKSPAGLLREMHESHAIVLMAYTMNSSLHSQLNWATSIAGSSPEHYRHNYSFKYFHFYLTTAIQIMKQWQSSKENVEKRKCYQVHRGVKDLYIKATVGSRVRFGRFTSTSRLWKEAQKFGNETLFTVITCLGAAVQGFSHYTSEKEVLIPPYEIFLVKNFSQTQQGNWLHLRSVGNYSKYRCQLLEDLCPRRTSCMNVRSEEEED, encoded by the exons ATGTTCTTCACAGTGTCTTGGGTGGACTCAAGGATGTCAGCACAACTGCTAGCCAGCCTCCTGTTGATGATCTTCTTGCAAAGGCTG GCTATGTCCCAACATATGATGGATATGGCTCTGCATTCCTATGATGACCAGTATCTGGGGTGCAGAGAGCAGATGATGGAAGAACTGGAGCGAGGAAactatttccaaaatgaaatagcTGCTAAGAAAAACTATTTGAGTCTCTGGAATAAGGCTCGTGAGGCTTTGTTAAAGAGCCCAGCAGGTCTACTGAGGGAGATGCATGAGAGCCATGCCATAGTCCTCATGGCTTACACTATGAACTCCTCCCTCCACTCCCAGCTGAATTGGGCCACATCTATTGCTGGAAGCTCTCCAGAGCACTACAGACACAACTacagtttcaaatattttcacttctaCCTAACGACTGCCATCCAGATAATGAAGCAATGgcagagcagcaaggagaacGTGGAGAAACGTAAGTGCTACCAGGTGCACAGGGGTGTAAAAGACTTATATATCAAGGCCACAGTAGGCAGCAGAGTGAGATTTGGCCGTTTCACCTCCACTTCCCGCCTCTGGAAAGAAGCACAGAAGTTTGGGAATGAAACTTTGTTCACTGTGATAACTTGCCTAGGAGCAGCTGTGCAAGGCTTTTCTCACTACACGTCTGAGAAGGAAGTTCTCATTCCCCCTTACGAGATATTCCTTGTCAAAAACTTTTCTCAGACACAGCAGGGTAACTGGTTGCATCTACGTTCTGTGGGGAACTACAGCAAGTACCGCTGCCAGCTCTTGGAAG atttGTGTCCTCGAAGAACAAGCTGTATGAATGTAAGaagtgaagaggaagaggattGA
- the ART4 gene encoding ecto-ADP-ribosyltransferase 4 isoform X3, producing the protein MFFTVSWVDSRMSAQLLASLLLMIFLQRLAMSQHMMDMALHSYDDQYLGCREQMMEELERGNYFQNEIAAKKNYLSLWNKAREALLKSPAGLLREMHESHAIVLMAYTMNSSLHSQLNWATSIAGSSPEHYRHNYSFKYFHFYLTTAIQIMKQWQSSKENVEKRKCYQVHRGVKDLYIKATVGSRVRFGRFTSTSRLWKEAQKFGNETLFTVITCLGAAVQGFSHYTSEKEVLIPPYEIFLVKNFSQTQQGNWLHLRSVGNYSKYRCQLLEVISCYFQAFLYRFVSSKNKLYECKK; encoded by the exons ATGTTCTTCACAGTGTCTTGGGTGGACTCAAGGATGTCAGCACAACTGCTAGCCAGCCTCCTGTTGATGATCTTCTTGCAAAGGCTG GCTATGTCCCAACATATGATGGATATGGCTCTGCATTCCTATGATGACCAGTATCTGGGGTGCAGAGAGCAGATGATGGAAGAACTGGAGCGAGGAAactatttccaaaatgaaatagcTGCTAAGAAAAACTATTTGAGTCTCTGGAATAAGGCTCGTGAGGCTTTGTTAAAGAGCCCAGCAGGTCTACTGAGGGAGATGCATGAGAGCCATGCCATAGTCCTCATGGCTTACACTATGAACTCCTCCCTCCACTCCCAGCTGAATTGGGCCACATCTATTGCTGGAAGCTCTCCAGAGCACTACAGACACAACTacagtttcaaatattttcacttctaCCTAACGACTGCCATCCAGATAATGAAGCAATGgcagagcagcaaggagaacGTGGAGAAACGTAAGTGCTACCAGGTGCACAGGGGTGTAAAAGACTTATATATCAAGGCCACAGTAGGCAGCAGAGTGAGATTTGGCCGTTTCACCTCCACTTCCCGCCTCTGGAAAGAAGCACAGAAGTTTGGGAATGAAACTTTGTTCACTGTGATAACTTGCCTAGGAGCAGCTGTGCAAGGCTTTTCTCACTACACGTCTGAGAAGGAAGTTCTCATTCCCCCTTACGAGATATTCCTTGTCAAAAACTTTTCTCAGACACAGCAGGGTAACTGGTTGCATCTACGTTCTGTGGGGAACTACAGCAAGTACCGCTGCCAGCTCTTGGAAG TAATTAGCTGttattttcaggcttttctttacagatttGTGTCCTCGAAGAACAAGCTGTATGAATGTAAGaagtga
- the LOC134146044 gene encoding matrix Gla protein-like yields MRSLLAPLILALALAVLCCCEKDSQDPLGSPNAASIKIKREVANAFMRRQKRSSIHEWYFEHYKAPMEQIYEYCENRPSCIFHFQQVGFPTAYNRYFGRY; encoded by the exons ATGAGAAGTCTGCTGGCACCACTGATCTTGGCTCTGGCCCTGGCAGTGCTCTGCTGTTGTGAAAAAG ATTCCCAAGACCCCTTAGGATCTCCTAATGCTGCCA GCATCAAGATTAAAAGGGAAGTTGCCAATGCCTTTATGAGAAGGCAGAAGAGATCCAGCATACATGAATG GTACTTTGAGCATTACAAAGCCCCAATGGAGCAGATCTATGAGTATTGTGAAAACCGTCCTTCCTGTATCTTTCACTTTCAGCAAGTAGGATTTCCCACGGCCTACAATCGTTACTTTGGACGATACTAA
- the MGP gene encoding matrix Gla protein, producing the protein MRTLIVLTLLALLVMAATCYESHESMESYEYFQPFINRRKANGFIQPDMRLLAISQERIRERSKLPQEQQREVCEDYYPCERYAYRHGYDAAYRHYFARRRTK; encoded by the exons ATGCGCACTCTCATTGTCCTTACACTCCTGGCTCTCCTGGTGATGGCTGCTACTTGCTATG AGTCCCACGAGAGCATGGAATCATATGAGTATTTCC AGCCCTTCATCAACAGGAGAAAGGCCAATGGCTTCATACAACCTGATATGAGACTACTAGCCATCTCTCAGGAGAG AATCAGGGAACGTAGCAAGCTCCCCCAGGAACAACAGAGAGAGGTGTGCGAGGACTATTACCCCTGTGAACGCTACGCCTATCGCCATGGCTATGATGCTGCTTACAGGCACTATTTTGCGAGGAGGAGGACTAAGTAA
- the ART4 gene encoding ecto-ADP-ribosyltransferase 4 isoform X2 yields the protein MFFTVSWVDSRMSAQLLASLLLMIFLQRLAMSQHMMDMALHSYDDQYLGCREQMMEELERGNYFQNEIAAKKNYLSLWNKAREALLKSPAGLLREMHESHAIVLMAYTMNSSLHSQLNWATSIAGSSPEHYRHNYSFKYFHFYLTTAIQIMKQWQSSKENVEKRKCYQVHRGVKDLYIKATVGSRVRFGRFTSTSRLWKEAQKFGNETLFTVITCLGAAVQGFSHYTSEKEVLIPPYEIFLVKNFSQTQQGNWLHLRSVGNYSKYRCQLLEASRDKNSGFTAPASAVLPSVIGFFLYLARQ from the exons ATGTTCTTCACAGTGTCTTGGGTGGACTCAAGGATGTCAGCACAACTGCTAGCCAGCCTCCTGTTGATGATCTTCTTGCAAAGGCTG GCTATGTCCCAACATATGATGGATATGGCTCTGCATTCCTATGATGACCAGTATCTGGGGTGCAGAGAGCAGATGATGGAAGAACTGGAGCGAGGAAactatttccaaaatgaaatagcTGCTAAGAAAAACTATTTGAGTCTCTGGAATAAGGCTCGTGAGGCTTTGTTAAAGAGCCCAGCAGGTCTACTGAGGGAGATGCATGAGAGCCATGCCATAGTCCTCATGGCTTACACTATGAACTCCTCCCTCCACTCCCAGCTGAATTGGGCCACATCTATTGCTGGAAGCTCTCCAGAGCACTACAGACACAACTacagtttcaaatattttcacttctaCCTAACGACTGCCATCCAGATAATGAAGCAATGgcagagcagcaaggagaacGTGGAGAAACGTAAGTGCTACCAGGTGCACAGGGGTGTAAAAGACTTATATATCAAGGCCACAGTAGGCAGCAGAGTGAGATTTGGCCGTTTCACCTCCACTTCCCGCCTCTGGAAAGAAGCACAGAAGTTTGGGAATGAAACTTTGTTCACTGTGATAACTTGCCTAGGAGCAGCTGTGCAAGGCTTTTCTCACTACACGTCTGAGAAGGAAGTTCTCATTCCCCCTTACGAGATATTCCTTGTCAAAAACTTTTCTCAGACACAGCAGGGTAACTGGTTGCATCTACGTTCTGTGGGGAACTACAGCAAGTACCGCTGCCAGCTCTTGGAAG CTTCAAGGGACAAAAACAGTGGTTTCACTGCCCCTGCCTCTGCTGTTCTTCCTAGTGTAATTGGATTTTTCTTGTACTTGGCCAGGCAGTGA
- the SMCO3 gene encoding single-pass membrane and coiled-coil domain-containing protein 3: protein MALSDLLYPDNPKRRQELIHLHQELLDCMSTNFHATNELAGVLNEYLGCMIPHIKMRENGTVKENCDIIIQAMTEIQCQVQKIDSDMKEKLEPVLYQKLYDIKEPELEKIAIAHKVFSVVLGEATSTAGMVAIKLIGSNLITLTVGKLVSLLAQIGASVLGGISIAILGLGIEMILHAILGAVERNQLLAAVRSYEEHLAQFKAASEKYQHAIHEVTSLVRHQAQ, encoded by the coding sequence ATGGCGCTGAGTGACCTCCTTTACCCAGATAACCCCAAGAGACGTCAAGAATTGATCCATCTGCATCAGGAATTGCTTGACTGCATGTCCACAAACTTCCATGCAACAAATGAGCTGGCTGGCGTACTGAATGAATACCTTGGGTGTATGATTCCTCATATTAAGATGAGAGAGAATGGTACTGTCAAGGAAAACTGTGACATTATCATCCAAGCAATGACCGAGATTCAATGTCAAGTACAGAAGATTGATAGTGACATGAAGGAAAAGCTAGAGCCTGTACTGTACCAGAAGTTATATGATATTAAAGAGCCTGAGCTGGAGAAAATTGCAATAGCCCATAAGgtcttttctgttgttcttgGAGAAGCGACTTCGACAGCCGGGATGGTAGCTATCAAACTAATTGGCTCCAATCTTATAACTCTCACTGTTGGCAAACTTGTGAGTCTCCTTGCACAGATTGGGGCATCTGTTCTTGGGGGAATCAGCATTGCCATTCTTGGGCTTGGCATTGAAATGATCCTCCATGCCATTCTGGGAGCCGTGGAGAGGAATCAGCTTCTGGCTGCTGTGAGAAGCTATGAGGAACATCTGGCCCAGTTCAAAGCAGCCTCAGAAAAATACCAGCATGCCATCCATGAAGTGACTTCCTTGGTGAGACATCAGGCACAATAA